From Triticum urartu cultivar G1812 chromosome 2, Tu2.1, whole genome shotgun sequence, a single genomic window includes:
- the LOC125537608 gene encoding BTB/POZ and MATH domain-containing protein 3 isoform X1, with translation MVILATCIAIYQSSYTSHLHFLIPSSSRRHRRRRVSPRNQVARSSSAVLSSLLRVAAAHRRYQPVCDMAVPRPSWSRSVTETVRGSHQYTVKGFSLAKGIGPGRHLSSDTFAVGGYDWAVYLYPDGKNHEDNASYVSVFVALASEGTDVRALFELTLLDQSGRARHKVHSHFDRSMQAGPYTLKYRGSMWGYKRFYRRTQLEASDFLKDDCLVMNCTVGVVKNRLETPKNIQINVPPSDIGRCFKELFELHIGCDITFEVGDEKVQAHKWILAARSPVFKAQFFGPIGKPDMDRVVVEDVEPIVFKAMVNFIYSDELPSIHEVAGSFSMWTSTAVTQHLLAAADRYGLDRLRILCEAKLCDELTSETVATTLALAEQHHCAQLKSACLKFTAIRQNLGAVMETEGFNYLEETCPSLLSDLLATVAVVDDDPSSVNRKRGVCINEDVNPVESVEASDRRTRRRV, from the exons ATGGTGATTCTGGCCACTTGTATCGCTATATACCAGTCTAGCTATACGTCGCACCTTCATTTCCTCATTCCTTCGTCGAGTCGTCGTCATCGCCGTCGACGGGTTTCTCCCCGGAATCAGGTGGCGCGGAGCAGCTCGGCTGTCCTCTCCTCTCTCCTCCGGGTCGCCGCAGCCCACCGCCGATACCAACC GGTTTGTGATATGGCGGTGCCGCGGCCGTCGTGGTCGCGGTCGGTCACAGAGACCGTGCGGGGATCGCACCAGTACACGGTCAAGGGATTCTCCCTCGCCAAGGGCATCGGTCCCGGCCGGCACCTCTCCAGTGACACCTTCGCCGTCGGCGGCTACGACTGGGCCGTCTACCTCTACCCGGACGGGAAGAACCACGAGGACAACGCCAGCTACGTCTCCGTGTTTGTCGCCCTCGCCTCCGAGGGTACCGACGTCCGCGCCCTCTTCGAGCTTACCCTCCTCGACCAGTCCGGCCGCGCCCGCCACAAGGTCCACTCCCATTTCGACCGATCCATGCAGGCCGGACCATACACCCTCAAGTACAGAGGATCCATGTG GGGTTACAAGAGATTCTACAGAAGGACCCAGTTAGAAGCATCAGATTTTTTAAAGGATGATTGCCTAGTAATGAACTGCACAGTAGGTGTCGTCAAGAACCGTCTCGAAACACCAAAGAATATCCAGATTAATGTCCCCCCATCGGATATTGGCCGTTGCTTCAAGGAGCTCTTCGAACTCCACATTGGCTGTGACATAACTTTTGAAGTAGGTGATGAGAAAGTCCAGGCACATAAATGGATTCTTGCCGCTCGCTCCCCGGTGTTCAAAGCCCAATTCTTTGGACCTATTGGTAAACCTGACATGGACAGAGTTGTTGTGGAGGATGTTGAACCTATCGTCTTCAAG GCAATGGTCAATTTCATATATTCTGATGAGCTCCCTAGTATTCATGAAGTAGCTGGATCTTTCTCAATGTGGACATCTACTGCGGTAACACAACATCTATTGGCAGCAGCTGATAGATATGGGTTGGACCGGCTACGAATCCTATGTGAGGCAAAGTTATGTGATGAACTCACTTCTGAAACAGTAGCGACAACCTTAGCCCTAGCTGAACAGCACCACTGTGCTCAGCTCAAGTCTGCCTGTCTAAAATTCACTGCCATTCGACAAAATCTGGGAG CTGTGATGGAGACAGAAGGGTTTAATTACCTGGAGGAGACTTGCCCATCCTTGCTGTCTGATTTGTTAGCAACCGTCGCAGTAGTGGATGATGATCCTTCATCTGTTAACCGGAAAAGGGGAGTTTGTATCAACGAAGATGTGAATCCCGTTGAAAGCGTTGAGGCTAGTGACAGGCGCACCCGCAGGAGGGTTTAG
- the LOC125537608 gene encoding BTB/POZ and MATH domain-containing protein 3 isoform X2 has protein sequence MAVPRPSWSRSVTETVRGSHQYTVKGFSLAKGIGPGRHLSSDTFAVGGYDWAVYLYPDGKNHEDNASYVSVFVALASEGTDVRALFELTLLDQSGRARHKVHSHFDRSMQAGPYTLKYRGSMWGYKRFYRRTQLEASDFLKDDCLVMNCTVGVVKNRLETPKNIQINVPPSDIGRCFKELFELHIGCDITFEVGDEKVQAHKWILAARSPVFKAQFFGPIGKPDMDRVVVEDVEPIVFKAMVNFIYSDELPSIHEVAGSFSMWTSTAVTQHLLAAADRYGLDRLRILCEAKLCDELTSETVATTLALAEQHHCAQLKSACLKFTAIRQNLGAVMETEGFNYLEETCPSLLSDLLATVAVVDDDPSSVNRKRGVCINEDVNPVESVEASDRRTRRRV, from the exons ATGGCGGTGCCGCGGCCGTCGTGGTCGCGGTCGGTCACAGAGACCGTGCGGGGATCGCACCAGTACACGGTCAAGGGATTCTCCCTCGCCAAGGGCATCGGTCCCGGCCGGCACCTCTCCAGTGACACCTTCGCCGTCGGCGGCTACGACTGGGCCGTCTACCTCTACCCGGACGGGAAGAACCACGAGGACAACGCCAGCTACGTCTCCGTGTTTGTCGCCCTCGCCTCCGAGGGTACCGACGTCCGCGCCCTCTTCGAGCTTACCCTCCTCGACCAGTCCGGCCGCGCCCGCCACAAGGTCCACTCCCATTTCGACCGATCCATGCAGGCCGGACCATACACCCTCAAGTACAGAGGATCCATGTG GGGTTACAAGAGATTCTACAGAAGGACCCAGTTAGAAGCATCAGATTTTTTAAAGGATGATTGCCTAGTAATGAACTGCACAGTAGGTGTCGTCAAGAACCGTCTCGAAACACCAAAGAATATCCAGATTAATGTCCCCCCATCGGATATTGGCCGTTGCTTCAAGGAGCTCTTCGAACTCCACATTGGCTGTGACATAACTTTTGAAGTAGGTGATGAGAAAGTCCAGGCACATAAATGGATTCTTGCCGCTCGCTCCCCGGTGTTCAAAGCCCAATTCTTTGGACCTATTGGTAAACCTGACATGGACAGAGTTGTTGTGGAGGATGTTGAACCTATCGTCTTCAAG GCAATGGTCAATTTCATATATTCTGATGAGCTCCCTAGTATTCATGAAGTAGCTGGATCTTTCTCAATGTGGACATCTACTGCGGTAACACAACATCTATTGGCAGCAGCTGATAGATATGGGTTGGACCGGCTACGAATCCTATGTGAGGCAAAGTTATGTGATGAACTCACTTCTGAAACAGTAGCGACAACCTTAGCCCTAGCTGAACAGCACCACTGTGCTCAGCTCAAGTCTGCCTGTCTAAAATTCACTGCCATTCGACAAAATCTGGGAG CTGTGATGGAGACAGAAGGGTTTAATTACCTGGAGGAGACTTGCCCATCCTTGCTGTCTGATTTGTTAGCAACCGTCGCAGTAGTGGATGATGATCCTTCATCTGTTAACCGGAAAAGGGGAGTTTGTATCAACGAAGATGTGAATCCCGTTGAAAGCGTTGAGGCTAGTGACAGGCGCACCCGCAGGAGGGTTTAG